One window from the genome of Candidatus Beckwithbacteria bacterium encodes:
- a CDS encoding IS200/IS605 family transposase, which translates to FWADGYFAETIGKTNYLQIKKYIKDNKEIMPEKD; encoded by the coding sequence GTTTTTGGGCTGATGGCTACTTTGCTGAAACCATAGGTAAAACCAATTACTTACAAATAAAAAAGTACATTAAAGACAATAAAGAAATTATGCCAGAGAAGGATTAA